In Papaver somniferum cultivar HN1 chromosome 1, ASM357369v1, whole genome shotgun sequence, a genomic segment contains:
- the LOC113305336 gene encoding ylmG homolog protein 1-2, chloroplastic-like, producing the protein MATSASSTMATKTLVLRNPNFRQSYPTRSNRIITHSRINYPRISLYNNSSRSKFPSNLTHSIPKFRVSASSSSTASPILPTSSPKTNSVLSDSTRSITSIFAVVLSLSKLFGNAIQGVLKKVSLTPTPEELGKLQNLKESLVCTVGPLFFAAVRERPRGYLNTPLTVVASGMSKWLDIYSGVLMVRVLLSWFPNIPWDRQPLSAIRDLCDPYLNLFRNIIPPIFDTLDVSPLLAFAVLGVLGSILNNSRGMY; encoded by the coding sequence ATGGCTACTTCTGCATCTTCTACGATGGCTactaaaaccctagttcttcGAAATCCTAATTTCAGACAATCTTATCCTACACGCTCCAATCGTATAATCACTCACTCTCGGATAAATTATCCAAGAATTTCTCtctacaacaacagcagcagatccAAATTCCCTTCCAATCTTACTCACTCAatcccaaaatttagggtttctgcttcatcatcatcaacagctTCTCCTATTCTCCCAACGTCAAGCCCTAAGACCAACTCTGTTCTGTCCGATTCAACTCGCTCGATAACATCTATCTTTGCTGTTGTTTTATCGTTATCGAAATTGTTTGGAAATGCAATTCAAGGAGTTTTAAAGAAGGTTAGCTTAACCCCAACACCAGAAGAATTGGGGAAACTACAGAATTTGAAAGAAAGTTTGGTTTGTACAGTTGGACCTTTGTTTTTCGCCGCGGTTCGTGAAAGACCCAGAGGGTATTTGAATACACCTCTTACTGTTGTTGCCTCAGGTATGTCTAAATGGCTTGATATCTATAGTGGGGTTTTAATGGTTAGGGTTTTACTTAGTTGGTTTCCAAATATTCCTTGGGATCGTCAACCACTTTCTGCAATTAGGGATTTATGTGATCCTTACTTGAATTTGTTTCGAAATATTATTCCTCCCATTTTTGATACCCTGGATGTGAGTCCACTTTTAGCTTTTGCTGTTTTGGGTGTGTTGGGATCAATTCTTAATAACAGCAGGGGAAtgtattga